A single region of the Diadema setosum chromosome 14, eeDiaSeto1, whole genome shotgun sequence genome encodes:
- the LOC140238175 gene encoding uncharacterized protein, producing MKVENGIPKDPIYTYDYAGVRPALRHLERGSQTDSGKGSSSTTTSPTSPATQSGKQHDEPGRSSTQQIPVPIDNSIGGGDSSSNNDTLIILTAACVSILTFSVLLFVTVYVIRNKPCRREDSIKPDRQPVSPPNQVSMEMRSNEPLSHEYAYIHEDRTDSGEYVDIRESAYEIPMTVDLGKPTGPPNPDSCPGGNRYERHPNYATTIVNTNQPLDIRPGPGGYMDLDHARGPPPAYHSIHAPANI from the exons ATGAAGGTGGAAAATGGAATTCCCAAAGACCCCATTTACACATACGACTACGCCGGCGTGAGGCCGGCCTTACGCCACCTCGAAC GGGGTAGCCAAACAGACTCGGGCAAGGGTTCATCATCGACTACGACGTCCCCCACCTCACCAGCAACGCAGTCGGGAAAGCAACATGACGAACCCGGTCGGTCGTCGACGCAGCAAATACCAGTGCCAATAGACAACTCAATTGGCGGGGGCGATTCGTCTTCGAATAATGACACATTGATCATTTTGACTGCCGCGTGTGTTTCCATCCTGACCTTCAGTGTCTTGCTCTTTGTCACCGTTTATGTCATCAGGAATAAGCC TTGCAGGCGAGAAGACAGCATCAAACCCGACCGGCAGCCTGTGTCACCACCAAATCAAGTTTCCATGGAAATGCGCAGCAATGAGCCACTCTCAC ATGAATATGCCTACATTCATGAAGACCGTACTGACTCAGGCGAGTACGTGGACATTAGGGAATCCGCGTATGAGATCCCAATGACAGTGGATCTCGGGAAACCGACGGGGCCGCCGAACCCGGACTCGTGTCCCGGAGGAAACCGATACGAACGTCATCCGAACTACGCGACCACCATCGTGAATACAAACCAGCCGCTTGACATTCGACCGGGACCCGGAGGATATATGGACCTCGACCATGCGCGGGGTCCGCCGCCGGCGTACCACAGCATACATGCTCCCGCCAACATCTAG